GAAGCGCGACGGGCGTTGGTACCTGGTGACGCCGGAGGGGCATCCGTTCTATTCGCTGGGCGTTAATACCGTGGCCCCGGACAACAACCAGACCTACGTGTCCGGCCGTGAATGGATGTTCGCAGCACTGCCCAAGGCTGGCGAACCGTTCGACAAGTATTACGGCAGCGGCGACAACCGCACCGGCAACGGTGCGGGTGAAGGCCGCAGCTTTGGCGCCGGGCGCTGGTACGATTTCTACGGCGCCAACCTGCAACGCACCTACGGCGGTGACGGGTTTGACCAGAAGCGCTGGACCACTCACACCCTCGATCGCCTGCAAGCCTGGGGTTTCAACACCGTGGGCAACTGGAGCGACGACGATCTCGCCCGTGCCGATCGCGTGTCCTACACCTTGCCGCTGTCGATCGTCGGCGACTACACCAGCATCAGCACCGGCACCGACTGGTGGGGCGGCATGCCCGACCCGTTCGACCCGCGTTTCGCCATGGCCACCGAGCGCGCCGTCGCTATCGCCGCTCGCGATCACCGTGATGACCCATGGTTGATCGGTTTCTTTGCCGACAACGAGTTGGCCTGGGCCGGCCCTGGTGATGATCCGAAATCCCGCTATGCCTTGGCCTACGGCACCTTGCGCATGACCACTGACGTTCCGGCCAAGCGCGCGTTCCTCAAGCAACTGCGCGACAAGTACCGCAACGAAGAAGGCCTGTCGAAAGCCTGGGGCATCGAATTGAAAGGCTGGGAGCTCATGGAAGACCCAGGCTTCGAACCACCGGTGCCCAACCCTGAGCACCCGGAAATCGAAGCGGACTTCAAATACTTCCAGAAGACCTTCGCCGATGCTTACTTCAAGACCATTTCCGACTCGCTGAAATGGCATGCGCCCAACCAACTGCTGCTGGGTGGTCGTTTCGCGGTGAGTACGCCGGAAGCCGTGGCGTCCTGCGCCCAGTATTGCGATGTGCTGAGCTTCAACATGTACACCCTCAAGCCGCAGGACGGTTATGACTTCGCTGCCCTGCGTGCGCTGGACAAGCCAGTGCTGATCACCGAATTCAACTTCGGCTCGGCTGACCGTGGGCCGTTCTGGGGGGGCGTGACACAGTTGGCCAGGGAAGAGGATCGCGGTGTGGCGTACGGCAACTTCCTCAAGCAGGCCATGGCTGAACCGTCGATTGTCGGCGTGCATTGGTTCCAATACCTGGATCAGCCGGCAACCGGGCGTCTGCTGGACGGCGAAAATGGCCACTTTGGCCTGGTGGGCATCACCGATGTGCCGTTCCAGGGTTTTGTCGACAGCGTGCGCAAAAGCAACCTGGCGGCGGTCGATCAACTGGGCAAGGAAGCGGAAAAGGCCAAGGCGGCGGGCGCTGTACGTGAAAGCGAAGGCGGCAGGGCCGGGCACGAAGGCAAAGGCCCGGGGCAGGGCGCTGGGCATGCGGGCGGGCACTCAGGGAATGGTCATTGATTGAGGGCTGACGGGTTCACAAAACCCACCAGTACTGGAACAATGTCGGCCACTTTTTGCTGTGTTGTCCGAGGGTGTTCAGGTGCAGATCCAGGGTCATTACGAACTCCAGTTCGAAGCGGTACGGGAAGCCTTTGCCGCGTTGTTCGATGACCCGCAGGAGCGTGGTGCCGGGCTGTGTATCCAGATAGGCGGAGAAACCGTCGTCGACCTGTGGGCCGGCACCGCCGACAAGGACGGTGCCGAGGCCTGGCACAGTGACACCATCGTCAACCTGTTCTCCTGCACCAAGACCTTCACCGCCGTGACGGCGCTGCAATTGGTGGCCGAAGGCAAGTTGCAACTGGACGCACCGGTTGCCAACTATTGGCCGGAATTTGCTGCAGCGGGCAAAGAATCCATCACCCTGCGCCAGTTGCTTTGCCACCAGGCCGGGTTGCCGGCAATCCGCGAAATGCTGCCGACCGAGGCTTTGTACGACTGGCAACTGATGGTCGATACCCTGGCGGCCGAAGCCCCGTGGTGGACACCTGGCCAAGGTCATGGCTACGAGGCGATCACCTACGGCTGGCTGGTGGGTGAGTTGCTGCGTCGTGCCGATGGGCGTGGGCCGGGAGAATCCATCGTGGCGCGGGTTGCGCGGCCACTGGGGCTGGACTTCCATGTGGGCCTGGCGGATGCAGAGTTTTATCGCGTGGCACATATAGCGCGTAGCAAAGGCAATATGGGCGATGAAGCGGCACAACGTTTACTGCAAGTAATGATGCGTGAACCCACGGCCATGACGACCCGTGCATTTGCTAATCCACCGTCTATTCTGACCAGCACTAACAAACCTGAATGGCGCCGTATGCAGCAGCCGGCGGCAAATGGTCACGGTAATGCACGTAGCCTGGCGGGCTTTTATAGTGGCTTATTGGACGGTAGTTTGCTCGAAGCCGACATGCTTGAACAATTGACCCGCGAACACAGTATCGGGCCGGATAAAACATTATTGACACAAACCCGTTTTGGCCTGGGCTGCATGTTGGACCAACCGCAGCTGCCCAATGCCACCTTTGGCCTTGGCCCGCGTGCATTCGGGCATCCTGGGGCGGGCGGCTCGGTCGGGTTTGCCGACCCAGAGCATGATGTAGCGTTTGGTTTTGTGACTAATACATTGGGTCCCTATGTACTTATGGACCCGCGGGCACAGAAGTTGGTCGGAATATTGGCCGGTTGTCTGTAAACCCCTTGCTGTTTCACGTTTTTTTGTTACAAAGGCAACTATAAGAAGGCGCTGAACGAAACGATGTAACTTTAATGTTCTGTAAGCGTCTGTTTAACGGGTCATCCAGACCCCCGTTTCTTTTCTCATTTTGTGGATATCTCATGTTATCGAACAAGTCCTTGGCACTGGCGCTATGCCTCACTATTACCGGCTGCGCACAAACTCCACAAAATGATGCCGAAGGCGGGCATTGGTGGTCATTTGGATCTGATAAGGCCGCCACCAAGGATGCAGTGACCCAAACCGATGCCAAGCCGGACGCTAAACCGGACGCCAAGCCCGCTGCCGGCGCCAAGCCTGCCGCCCCGGTAGCCGCTGCTGCCGCTCCCGCTCCAGCCGCCAAGGCTGACACCGGTTCCAGCTGGTGGCCGTTCTCTTCCAAGAGCGCCGACGAAAAGGCCGCCGATGCCAAGGCCGACCTGAAAGCCGACCTCAAGGCCGCCGAGCCAGCCCCTGCCGCTGCCCCAGCTGTCGCCAAGAACGACACCGAAACCAAATGGTGGTGGCCGTTCGAAAGCAAACCCAAGCCGTTGGCCAAGGTCGACGTGACCAACGTGCCGATGCCGGATCCAAAAATCACCCAGGCCTGGCTGGACGACTATGAGCCGCGCCTGCGCGCCGCCATCAAGGACAGCAACCTGCAACTGGAACGTCGCGACAACGTGCTCGTCGTGATTGCCCCGGTAGACGGTTCCTACAACCCGAAACGCCCAGCCATGTTGCTGCCGGTCACTCTCGGTCCGTTCACCCGTGTTGCCAAGGCCGTTGAAGCCGATCCGAAGACCGCCGTACTGGTGCTGGGCCACGTTGATGCCACCGGCACCGCCCCGGCCAGCCAGGCGTTGTCCAAGGAACGCGCACAATCCATCGCTTCGATCTTCAGCCTCAGCGGTCTGAAGCAGGACCGCCTGATGCTGCGTGGCATGGGCGACCTGATGCCACGTGCCGCCAACGACAGCACTCAGGGCCGAGCGCTGAACCGTCGCATGGAGATCATGTTCACCCAGCGCACCACCATGTTGGCGCTGCTGAGCAAGTATCAATCGGGCAAAACCCCGCCTGCCGCTGAAATGGTTGCTGTGCAGGCCGCTCCAGCGCCAGTAGCAGCACCTGCTGCGAAGAAAGCCGCAGCGAAAAAAGCCCCGGCCGCCAAGAAAGCCGCCGCCAAGCCCGCCGCTAAAAAAGCGCCAGCCAAGCCTGCTGCCAAAAAAGCTGCACCGGCTGCCAACGACCAGGCGAAAAACTGATCCGCTGAACCAGAAGGATAAAGCCGCATGACCCAGGCACTGGCCGATATGCGCCGTGACTACACACGGGATGGTTTGAGCGAGGCCCAGGCCCCGAGCGAGCCGTTTGCCTTGTTCCACCAGTGGTTTGCCGACGCGGTGAAAACCGAGCAGCCACCGGTGGAGGCCAATGCCATGACCTTGGCCACGGTCGACCAGGACGGTCGCCCTCACTGCCGCATCCTGTTGCTCAAGGGCCTGGACGCGCAGGGCTTTA
The genomic region above belongs to Pseudomonas azotoformans and contains:
- a CDS encoding beta-galactosidase; the encoded protein is MIRTLPALFALLFAAPLLAAPAGQQTLFNFVRPADVVKVATQDASLPQYNAEQTPEGEVLRRITFNPAAEPSLVLSPQTGAWDWFQSGAMSLRIQSAMDWALTLYVKVQSSDGRTLVSRIDLPAGPAQTLLVPLQANSPLSQGMKAGPPMPITVDGQRVLLASSAGEIDRSQVVSVTLSMIKPNAAQSILLERFGVQDSEPVLKAAYSELVDTYGQSTRARWPEKVSSDEQLKAAAAKEQQQLQGWLATREKSSLDKFGGWNKGPAFDASGFFRTEKRDGRWYLVTPEGHPFYSLGVNTVAPDNNQTYVSGREWMFAALPKAGEPFDKYYGSGDNRTGNGAGEGRSFGAGRWYDFYGANLQRTYGGDGFDQKRWTTHTLDRLQAWGFNTVGNWSDDDLARADRVSYTLPLSIVGDYTSISTGTDWWGGMPDPFDPRFAMATERAVAIAARDHRDDPWLIGFFADNELAWAGPGDDPKSRYALAYGTLRMTTDVPAKRAFLKQLRDKYRNEEGLSKAWGIELKGWELMEDPGFEPPVPNPEHPEIEADFKYFQKTFADAYFKTISDSLKWHAPNQLLLGGRFAVSTPEAVASCAQYCDVLSFNMYTLKPQDGYDFAALRALDKPVLITEFNFGSADRGPFWGGVTQLAREEDRGVAYGNFLKQAMAEPSIVGVHWFQYLDQPATGRLLDGENGHFGLVGITDVPFQGFVDSVRKSNLAAVDQLGKEAEKAKAAGAVRESEGGRAGHEGKGPGQGAGHAGGHSGNGH
- a CDS encoding EstA family serine hydrolase, which produces MQIQGHYELQFEAVREAFAALFDDPQERGAGLCIQIGGETVVDLWAGTADKDGAEAWHSDTIVNLFSCTKTFTAVTALQLVAEGKLQLDAPVANYWPEFAAAGKESITLRQLLCHQAGLPAIREMLPTEALYDWQLMVDTLAAEAPWWTPGQGHGYEAITYGWLVGELLRRADGRGPGESIVARVARPLGLDFHVGLADAEFYRVAHIARSKGNMGDEAAQRLLQVMMREPTAMTTRAFANPPSILTSTNKPEWRRMQQPAANGHGNARSLAGFYSGLLDGSLLEADMLEQLTREHSIGPDKTLLTQTRFGLGCMLDQPQLPNATFGLGPRAFGHPGAGGSVGFADPEHDVAFGFVTNTLGPYVLMDPRAQKLVGILAGCL
- a CDS encoding OmpA family protein: MLSNKSLALALCLTITGCAQTPQNDAEGGHWWSFGSDKAATKDAVTQTDAKPDAKPDAKPAAGAKPAAPVAAAAAPAPAAKADTGSSWWPFSSKSADEKAADAKADLKADLKAAEPAPAAAPAVAKNDTETKWWWPFESKPKPLAKVDVTNVPMPDPKITQAWLDDYEPRLRAAIKDSNLQLERRDNVLVVIAPVDGSYNPKRPAMLLPVTLGPFTRVAKAVEADPKTAVLVLGHVDATGTAPASQALSKERAQSIASIFSLSGLKQDRLMLRGMGDLMPRAANDSTQGRALNRRMEIMFTQRTTMLALLSKYQSGKTPPAAEMVAVQAAPAPVAAPAAKKAAAKKAPAAKKAAAKPAAKKAPAKPAAKKAAPAANDQAKN